One genomic window of Quercus lobata isolate SW786 chromosome 9, ValleyOak3.0 Primary Assembly, whole genome shotgun sequence includes the following:
- the LOC115960083 gene encoding patatin-like protein 2: MDQTQPLFEINPEEYGDLITILSIDGGGIRGIIPSIMIEFLESEIQKLDGPEARIADYFDIIAGTSTGGLVTCMLTAPNENNRPLFAAKDIKNFYLDHCPKIFPQHNRVITEAIKMVKILTGPEYDGQYLHKILKEKLGDTHLHQTLTNVVIPTYDIKLRQTTIFSSYKVKKNPSMDALLSDICIGTSAAPTFLPAYYFETNDPKMGAINLIDGGVGDDNPTKLAIGEAKKEIIPSKVITKVRFLVVSLGTGSQKIENTYDANEVAKWALQQWLTHKGESPLEDTLMEAKKDIMDLDIWTDLQIFQSQQYYLRIQDDTLNRTISSVDIATKENLDNLVKVGEELLDKPVSRVNLDTGILEPTNQGTNREALSSAAKVLSMHKRLAEAGSQHGK; the protein is encoded by the exons ATGGATCAAACACAACCCCTTTTTGAAATTAATCCTGAAGAATATGGAGATCTAATCACCATTCTTAGCATTGATGGAGGAGGAATAAGAGGGATAATTCCAAGCATTATGATTGAGTTCCTAGAATCCGAAATTCAG AAACTGGATGGGCCGGAAGCAAGAATTGCTGACTATTTTGATATAATTGCTGGGACTAGCACTGGTGGACTTGTGACTTGCATGCTAACTGCCCCAAATGAAAACAATCGCCCTTTGTTTGCTGCAAAAGATATCAAGAACTTCTATCTTGATCACTGCCCTAAAATCTTCCCTCAACATAACAG GGTAATTACTGAAGCCATAAAGATGGTCAAAATTTTGACTGGTCCAGAATATGACGGCCAGTATTTACATAAAATCCTCAAAGAAAAGTTAGGAGATACCCATTTACACCAGACATTAACAAATGTAGTGATTCCAACCTATGATATCAAGCTAAGACAAACTACTATCTTCTCTAGTTACAAA GTGAAGAAGAATCCTAGCATGGATGCCTTGCTCTCAGATATATGCATAGGAACTTCAGCTGCTCCAACATTTCTTCCAGCTTACTATTTTGAAACCAATGATCCCAAAATGGGA gccattaatcTAATTGATGGTGGTGTTGGTGATGACAATCCG ACAAAGCTTGCTATTGgagaagcaaaaaaagaaatcattccTAGCAAAGTAATCACCAAAGTTCGTTTTCTAGTTGTTTCCTTAGGAACTGGttcacaaaaaatagaaaatacctATGATGCCAATGAAGTGGCTAAGTGGGCTTTGCAGCAATGGTTGACCCATAAGGGTGAAAGTCCATTAGAGGATACACTTATGGAAGCTAAGAAAGACATAATGGACCTTGATATTTGGACTGACCTTCAAATCTTTCAGTCTCAACAATATTATCTTCGAATTCAG GATGATACATTAAACAGAACAATTTCTTCTGTGGATATTGCCACCAAAGAAAACTTGGATAATCTTGTGAAAGTTGGAGAGGAATTATTAGATAAACCAGTTTCGAGGGTGAATTTGGATACTGGAATTCTTGAGCCTACTAATCAAGGTACAAATAGAGAGGCTCTCAGCAG TGCAGCTAAAGTTTTATCCATGCATAAAAGGCTTGCTGAAGCAGGATCACAACACGGAAAATAA